The Candidatus Pantoea soli genome window below encodes:
- the argB gene encoding acetylglutamate kinase, protein MSNPLIIKLGGVLLDSEEALARLFDALLAYRNAYQRPLIIVHGGGCLVDELMKKLALPVQKKNGLRVTPADQIDIITGALAGTANKTLLAWAKKYGIGAVGLCLGDAGLVNVARLDEELGHVGHATPGNPQLLTTLLDAGYMPVVSSIGITDSGELMNVNADQAATALAATLGADLVLLSDVSGILDGKGQRIAEMTAAKAEQLIAQGIITDGMIVKVNAALDAARTLGRPVDIASWRHAEQLPTLFNGVPIGTRILA, encoded by the coding sequence ATGAGCAATCCTCTGATCATTAAGCTGGGCGGTGTACTGCTGGATAGCGAAGAAGCGCTGGCCCGCCTGTTCGATGCGCTGCTGGCGTACCGCAATGCTTATCAGCGTCCGCTGATCATTGTTCACGGCGGCGGCTGCCTGGTGGACGAGCTGATGAAAAAGCTCGCCCTGCCGGTGCAAAAGAAAAACGGCCTGCGCGTTACGCCAGCCGATCAGATCGACATCATCACCGGTGCCCTCGCCGGCACCGCCAATAAAACCCTGCTGGCCTGGGCGAAAAAATATGGCATCGGCGCAGTAGGCCTGTGCCTGGGCGACGCCGGTCTGGTGAATGTTGCCCGGTTAGATGAAGAACTGGGCCACGTTGGCCACGCCACGCCGGGCAACCCGCAGCTGCTGACGACGCTGCTGGATGCAGGCTACATGCCGGTGGTCAGCTCCATCGGCATTACCGACAGCGGCGAGCTGATGAACGTCAACGCCGATCAGGCGGCGACCGCGCTGGCCGCTACGCTCGGGGCCGATCTGGTGCTGCTGTCTGATGTCAGCGGCATTCTGGATGGCAAAGGTCAGCGCATCGCGGAGATGACCGCGGCGAAAGCGGAACAGCTGATCGCCCAGGGCATTATCACCGACGGCATGATTGTGAAAGTCAACGCCGCGCTGGATGCCGCACGCACGCTGGGCCGCCCGGTCGATATCGCCAGCTGGCGTCATGCTGAGCAGCTGCCAACCCTTTTCAACGGTGTGCCGATTGGCACCCGGATTCTCGCATAA
- the argC gene encoding N-acetyl-gamma-glutamyl-phosphate reductase has protein sequence MLNTLIVGASGYAGVELATYLNRHPHMNITALAVSAQSPDAGKLLSDLHPQLKGMIDLPLQPLTDVAAWADKVDVVFLATAHEVSHDLAPQFLQAGCVVFDLSGAFRVNDDDFYTRYYGFSHQHQAWRDEAVYGLAEWNHDKLKDARLVAVPGCYPTAAQLALRPLLEAGLLDAAQWPVINATSGVSGAGRKASVTTSFCEVSLQPYGIFNHRHHPEIVAHLGTPVIFTPHLGNFPRGILETITCRLKAGVSQQDVAAAFHHAYDDKPLVRLYDKGVPALKAVVGLPFCDIGFAVQDEHLIIVAAEDNLLKGASSQAVQCLNIRFGFPETLSLI, from the coding sequence ATGTTGAATACGCTGATCGTTGGTGCCAGTGGATATGCTGGCGTAGAGCTTGCCACCTACCTGAATCGCCATCCGCATATGAACATAACCGCTTTAGCGGTTTCAGCGCAAAGCCCGGACGCCGGAAAATTGCTCTCCGACCTGCATCCACAGCTGAAAGGCATGATCGATTTGCCGCTGCAGCCGCTGACTGATGTCGCGGCATGGGCGGACAAGGTTGATGTGGTATTCCTGGCGACAGCGCATGAGGTCAGTCACGATCTGGCACCGCAGTTCCTGCAGGCCGGCTGCGTGGTGTTCGATCTCTCCGGTGCGTTCCGCGTCAACGATGACGATTTCTATACCCGCTATTACGGTTTCAGCCATCAGCATCAGGCGTGGCGGGATGAGGCGGTCTACGGCCTGGCCGAATGGAATCACGACAAACTTAAAGACGCGCGTCTGGTGGCGGTGCCCGGTTGCTATCCCACTGCCGCGCAGCTGGCGCTGCGGCCGCTGCTGGAAGCCGGTCTGCTTGACGCTGCGCAGTGGCCGGTCATCAACGCCACCAGCGGCGTGAGCGGTGCCGGTCGCAAAGCCAGCGTTACCACCAGTTTCTGCGAAGTCAGCCTGCAGCCGTACGGCATTTTCAACCATCGCCACCATCCGGAAATTGTGGCGCACCTCGGTACGCCGGTGATTTTTACGCCGCATCTGGGGAATTTCCCGCGTGGCATTCTGGAAACCATTACCTGCCGTCTGAAAGCCGGCGTCAGTCAGCAGGATGTGGCTGCGGCCTTCCATCATGCGTATGACGATAAGCCACTGGTGCGCCTGTATGACAAAGGCGTCCCGGCGCTGAAAGCGGTGGTCGGGCTGCCTTTCTGCGATATCGGTTTTGCCGTGCAGGATGAACACCTGATTATCGTTGCTGCCGAAGATAACCTGCTGAAAGGCGCATCCTCGCAGGCGGTGCAATGTCTGAATATTCGTTTCGGCTTCCCCGAAACGCTGTCTCTGATTTAA
- the argE gene encoding acetylornithine deacetylase: MKTKIPPFLELYRQLIATPSISATDSALDQSNETLISLLAGWFRDLGFSVEVQPVPGTRHKFNMLARTGNGAGGLLLAGHTDTVPYDDGRWTRDPFTLTEHDNKLYGLGTADMKGFFAFILDALRDIDVTTLSKPLYILATADEETTMAGAKYFAESTQLRPDCAIIGEPTSLKPVRAHKGHLSHAIRVQGQSGHSSDPARGVNAIELMHESITQLMQLRNTLKARYNHDGFAIPYPTMNFGHIHGGDAANRICACCELHMDIRPLPGLTLSDLDGLLNEALAPVSARWPGRLTVSELHPPIPGYECPPDHELVKVVEKLLGVPTGVVNYCTEAPFIQQLCPTLVLGPGSIDQAHQPDEFIDTAFIKPTHALITQVVQHFCH, translated from the coding sequence GTGAAGACAAAAATTCCACCTTTTCTCGAACTCTACCGCCAGCTGATTGCCACGCCGTCAATCAGCGCTACCGACAGCGCGCTGGATCAGAGCAATGAAACTTTAATCAGTTTGCTTGCCGGCTGGTTCCGCGATCTTGGCTTCAGTGTGGAAGTACAGCCCGTACCGGGAACGCGGCATAAATTCAATATGCTGGCGCGCACGGGCAACGGAGCCGGTGGCTTGCTGCTGGCGGGCCATACCGATACGGTGCCCTATGATGACGGACGCTGGACGCGCGATCCTTTTACCCTGACCGAGCATGACAACAAGCTCTACGGGCTGGGCACCGCCGATATGAAAGGGTTCTTTGCCTTTATTCTTGATGCACTCCGTGACATTGACGTGACGACGCTGAGCAAACCGCTCTATATCCTCGCCACCGCGGATGAAGAGACCACCATGGCCGGGGCGAAATATTTTGCCGAATCAACGCAGCTGCGCCCGGATTGCGCCATCATCGGCGAGCCGACATCGCTGAAACCGGTGCGCGCGCACAAAGGCCACCTGTCCCATGCCATTCGCGTTCAGGGGCAGTCAGGCCACTCCAGCGATCCGGCTCGCGGCGTCAACGCCATTGAACTGATGCACGAGTCCATCACCCAGCTGATGCAGCTGCGCAATACGCTGAAGGCGCGCTACAACCATGACGGCTTCGCCATCCCCTATCCGACCATGAACTTTGGTCATATTCACGGGGGCGATGCCGCCAATCGCATCTGCGCCTGCTGTGAGCTGCATATGGATATCCGTCCGCTGCCGGGATTAACCCTCAGCGATCTGGATGGCCTGCTGAATGAAGCGCTGGCTCCGGTCAGTGCACGCTGGCCCGGCCGCCTGACCGTCAGCGAACTGCACCCGCCGATTCCCGGCTATGAGTGCCCGCCTGACCATGAACTGGTAAAAGTGGTGGAGAAATTACTGGGCGTGCCTACCGGGGTGGTGAACTACTGCACTGAAGCACCGTTTATCCAGCAGTTGTGTCCGACGCTGGTGTTAGGCCCGGGTTCTATCGATCAGGCGCATCAGCCGGATGAATTTATTGATACCGCATTTATCAAGCCGACTCATGCGCTTATCACTCAGGTTGTGCAGCATTTTTGCCACTGA
- the ppc gene encoding phosphoenolpyruvate carboxylase: MNEQYSAMRSNVSMLGKLLGDTIKDALGENILDRVETIRKLSKSSRAGNDTHRKELLSTLQNLSNDELLPVARAFSQFLNLTNVAEQYQTISRSGEGANHPELLKKTFDRLKQQRDISEPAIRQAIEELSLELVLTAHPTEITRRTLIHKLGEVNSCLKQLDHSDISDYERNQVMRRLRQLVAQAWHTDEIRKYRPTPVDEAKWGFAVVENSLWEGVPAFLRELNQQVEETFGIQLPVDFVPVRFTSWMGGDRDGNPNVTAPITRHVMQLSRWKAADLFLRDIGVLVSELSMSECSDEVRELCGDPEAIEPYRVILKRLRSQLTNTQTYLERRLKGERLPRPADLLVSNDQLWQPLFAIYQSLQQCGMGIIANGQLLDTLRRVKCFGVPLVRIDIRQESTRHTEAIAEVTRYLGLGDYESWSEADKQAFLIRELNSKRPLLPRQWEPGENTREVLETCKVAAEAPQGSIAAYVISMAKTPSDVLAVHLLLKEAGIPYAMPVAPLFETLDDLNNANDVMSQLLNIDWYRGVINGKQMVMIGYSDSAKDAGVMAASWAQYQAQDALIKTCEKAGITLTLFHGRGGSIGRGGAPAHAALLSQPPGSLKGGLRVTEQGEMIRFKYGLPEVTIASLSLYTGAILEANLLPPPEPRREWQAIMNELSAYSCAMYRGYVRENPDFVPYFRSATPEQELGKLPLGSRPAKRRPTGGVESLRAIPWIFAWTQNRLMLPAWLGAGAALQKAMDEGHQDQLETMCSEWPFFATRLGMLEMVFAKADLWLAEYYDQRLVDKSLWPLGKQLRDQLSADIKAVLTIANDAHLMADQPWIAESIALRNVYTDPLNVLQAELLHRARAQEARGDEADPRVEQALMVTIAGVAAGMRNTG, from the coding sequence ATGAACGAACAATATTCCGCAATGCGAAGTAATGTCAGTATGCTCGGCAAACTGCTCGGGGATACGATAAAGGATGCACTGGGAGAGAACATCCTCGATCGGGTGGAAACCATCCGCAAACTCTCTAAGTCATCCCGTGCAGGCAATGACACTCATCGTAAGGAACTGCTCTCCACGCTGCAAAACCTCTCCAATGACGAGTTGCTGCCTGTCGCGCGGGCGTTCAGCCAGTTCCTGAATCTGACCAACGTGGCAGAACAGTATCAGACCATTTCCCGCAGCGGCGAAGGGGCTAATCACCCGGAGCTGCTGAAAAAGACGTTTGACCGCCTGAAGCAGCAGCGTGACATCAGCGAACCCGCCATTCGACAGGCGATTGAAGAGCTGTCCCTGGAGCTGGTGCTGACGGCTCACCCGACCGAGATAACCCGCCGCACGCTGATCCACAAATTAGGTGAAGTGAACAGCTGTCTGAAGCAGCTCGACCACAGCGATATCTCCGATTACGAGCGCAACCAGGTTATGCGCCGTCTGCGTCAGCTGGTGGCGCAGGCGTGGCACACGGATGAGATTCGTAAGTACCGGCCCACGCCGGTGGATGAGGCCAAATGGGGCTTTGCCGTGGTGGAAAACAGCCTGTGGGAAGGGGTTCCGGCGTTTCTGCGCGAGCTAAACCAGCAGGTTGAAGAGACCTTCGGCATTCAGCTGCCGGTTGATTTTGTGCCGGTGCGCTTCACCTCGTGGATGGGCGGCGACCGCGACGGCAATCCAAACGTGACCGCGCCGATTACCCGCCACGTCATGCAGCTGAGCCGCTGGAAAGCAGCCGATCTGTTCCTGCGCGACATCGGTGTACTGGTGTCAGAGCTGTCGATGTCTGAATGCAGCGACGAAGTGCGCGAACTGTGCGGCGATCCGGAGGCGATTGAACCCTATCGTGTGATCCTCAAACGTCTGCGCAGTCAGCTGACCAACACCCAGACCTACCTGGAGCGTCGCCTGAAAGGCGAGCGCCTGCCGCGCCCGGCCGATCTGCTGGTATCAAACGATCAGCTATGGCAGCCGCTGTTCGCTATTTATCAGTCGCTGCAGCAGTGCGGCATGGGCATCATTGCCAATGGCCAGCTGCTGGACACGCTGCGCCGCGTGAAATGCTTTGGCGTACCGCTGGTGCGCATTGATATCCGCCAGGAGAGCACCCGTCATACTGAGGCAATTGCAGAAGTGACGCGCTACCTCGGCCTGGGCGATTACGAAAGCTGGTCAGAAGCCGATAAGCAGGCCTTCCTGATCCGCGAACTGAACTCCAAGCGTCCGCTGCTGCCGCGTCAGTGGGAGCCGGGCGAGAACACGCGTGAAGTGCTGGAAACCTGTAAAGTGGCGGCAGAAGCGCCGCAGGGATCGATCGCCGCCTACGTGATCTCTATGGCAAAAACGCCATCCGATGTGCTGGCCGTGCATTTACTGCTGAAAGAAGCCGGTATTCCTTATGCCATGCCGGTGGCCCCGCTGTTCGAAACGCTGGACGACCTGAACAACGCCAATGACGTGATGAGCCAGCTGCTGAACATTGACTGGTATCGCGGCGTCATTAACGGCAAGCAGATGGTGATGATTGGCTACTCTGACTCGGCAAAAGATGCCGGGGTGATGGCCGCCAGCTGGGCGCAATACCAGGCACAGGATGCATTGATCAAAACCTGTGAAAAAGCCGGCATAACCCTGACGCTGTTCCACGGCCGCGGCGGTTCGATTGGTCGTGGCGGTGCGCCGGCCCACGCCGCGCTGCTCTCTCAGCCGCCGGGCAGCCTGAAAGGCGGCCTGCGCGTGACCGAGCAGGGTGAAATGATCCGCTTTAAATATGGCCTGCCGGAAGTCACCATCGCCAGCCTGTCGCTCTATACCGGCGCGATTCTGGAAGCCAACCTGCTGCCGCCGCCAGAGCCCCGCCGCGAATGGCAGGCGATCATGAACGAGCTTTCCGCTTACTCCTGTGCCATGTATCGCGGCTACGTGCGCGAAAACCCGGACTTTGTCCCCTATTTCCGTTCGGCTACGCCGGAACAGGAGCTGGGCAAACTGCCGCTGGGTTCACGTCCGGCCAAACGTCGTCCGACCGGCGGCGTTGAGTCGCTGCGCGCCATTCCGTGGATCTTTGCCTGGACGCAGAACCGCCTGATGCTGCCTGCCTGGCTGGGTGCCGGTGCGGCGCTGCAGAAAGCCATGGACGAAGGCCATCAGGATCAGCTGGAGACCATGTGCAGCGAATGGCCGTTCTTCGCCACGCGTCTTGGCATGCTGGAGATGGTGTTTGCAAAAGCGGACCTGTGGCTGGCGGAATACTACGATCAGCGTCTGGTGGATAAATCGCTGTGGCCGCTGGGTAAACAGCTGCGCGATCAGCTCAGCGCAGATATTAAAGCAGTGCTGACGATCGCCAACGACGCGCACCTGATGGCCGACCAGCCCTGGATCGCCGAGTCCATCGCGCTGCGTAACGTGTATACCGACCCGCTCAACGTGCTGCAGGCCGAACTGCTGCACCGTGCACGCGCCCAGGAAGCGCGCGGTGACGAAGCCGATCCGCGCGTTGAACAGGCGCTGATGGTGACCATTGCCGGCGTCGCAGCCGGCATGCGTAACACCGGCTAA
- a CDS encoding oligosaccharide flippase family protein — protein sequence MKLTTFFRSDKLRNSLWMIAEKLITLLGLIFITSFVARYIGVALFGQLALAIALFQIIQVAAQMGSDNVIFKRITRHPRSGMKLIQATLMQRLLIYLLLSAPLLLWQYFQADRQAFAFFLAVFVATLFSTLDVYVVYYNARLQSRYNALVNSLGLLLGFLLRYVVVWLQLAPVWLSVPIVVTTLLPLIVRHRASRQVYACPLTLRAMQRYRRYLLRAGFSLVLASLSVALYSRVSQLTLAWLAGSSAVGLFSAASTLASSWTVITAAVITSSFTAIFRCKDDLLAARQAAQLHRLILLISLFFVVSFALGGYAFLRLLYGDDYLAAWPVLMLLTVAAVFSAAGPIPNRYIVRLSGYRYLTIKTLLLVALSLPLNVVLCWQWGLYGAAISVIIVEALALTVFNYPFAQGVIWKIHCAAFTPKVARQPQ from the coding sequence GTGAAACTCACTACGTTCTTTCGCAGCGATAAACTACGCAATTCACTCTGGATGATCGCCGAGAAGCTCATCACGTTGCTCGGCCTGATTTTTATTACATCATTTGTCGCCCGTTATATTGGCGTCGCGCTGTTTGGCCAGCTGGCGCTGGCGATCGCGCTGTTCCAGATTATCCAGGTGGCGGCGCAGATGGGCAGCGATAACGTGATATTTAAACGTATCACCCGTCATCCGCGCTCTGGCATGAAACTGATTCAGGCGACGCTGATGCAGCGCCTGCTGATTTACCTGCTGCTGTCTGCGCCCCTGCTGCTGTGGCAATATTTTCAGGCAGACCGGCAGGCGTTTGCCTTTTTTCTGGCGGTGTTTGTTGCCACCTTATTCAGCACGCTGGATGTGTATGTGGTGTATTACAATGCCCGCCTGCAGTCCAGATACAATGCGCTGGTGAACAGCCTTGGATTACTGCTGGGTTTTCTGCTGCGCTATGTCGTGGTCTGGCTGCAGCTGGCACCGGTCTGGCTCAGTGTGCCGATTGTTGTCACCACGCTGTTACCGCTGATCGTGCGGCACCGCGCCAGTCGCCAGGTGTATGCCTGCCCGCTTACGTTGCGCGCGATGCAGCGCTACCGGCGTTATCTGTTACGCGCAGGCTTCTCGCTGGTGTTAGCCAGCCTGTCGGTGGCGCTGTACAGCCGGGTTTCGCAGCTGACGCTGGCCTGGCTGGCTGGCAGCAGCGCCGTCGGGCTTTTTTCAGCCGCCAGCACGCTGGCCAGCAGCTGGACGGTGATTACGGCGGCGGTTATCACCTCTTCTTTTACCGCTATCTTCAGATGCAAAGATGACCTGCTGGCCGCCCGACAGGCTGCACAGTTACACCGCCTCATTCTGCTGATTTCGCTGTTTTTTGTGGTGAGTTTTGCGCTGGGCGGTTATGCCTTCCTCCGCCTGTTGTATGGCGACGACTATCTGGCAGCCTGGCCGGTACTGATGCTGTTAACGGTAGCCGCGGTGTTTTCCGCCGCGGGCCCCATTCCCAATCGCTATATCGTCCGGCTGTCGGGGTATCGCTACCTGACGATCAAAACCCTGCTGCTGGTGGCGCTCAGCCTGCCATTAAATGTGGTGCTGTGCTGGCAGTGGGGGCTCTACGGTGCGGCCATCAGCGTCATCATTGTTGAGGCGCTGGCGCTCACCGTCTTTAATTATCCGTTTGCGCAGGGCGTTATCTGGAAAATCCATTGCGCGGCATTCACGCCGAAAGTCGCGCGGCAGCCGCAATAA
- the metF gene encoding methylenetetrahydrofolate reductase, with translation MSFFHANQREALNQSLAELNGRINVSFEFFPPRTSEMEETLWSSIDRLSSLKPKFVSVTYGANSGERDRTHSIIKGIKDRTGLEAAPHLTCIDATRDELRAIARDYWNNGIRHIVALRGDLPPGSGKPEMYGADLVALLKEVGDFDVSVAAYPEVHPEAKSAQADLINLKRKIDAGASRAITQFFFDVESYLRFRDRCVATGIDVEIVPGILPVSNFRQLQRFAGLTNVRVPGWMNAMFAGLDDDPETRKMVGASIAMDMVKILSREGVKDFHFYTLNRAELSYAICHTLGVRPAAAA, from the coding sequence ATGAGTTTCTTTCATGCCAATCAGCGTGAAGCGCTGAATCAGAGCCTGGCTGAGCTGAACGGGCGTATCAATGTCTCTTTTGAGTTTTTCCCGCCGCGCACCAGTGAAATGGAAGAGACCCTGTGGAGCTCAATTGACCGCCTCAGCAGCCTGAAACCGAAATTTGTCTCGGTCACCTATGGCGCAAACTCCGGTGAGCGTGACCGCACCCACAGCATCATTAAGGGCATCAAAGATCGCACCGGGCTTGAAGCCGCACCGCATCTGACCTGCATCGACGCCACGCGCGACGAGCTGCGCGCCATTGCCCGTGATTACTGGAACAACGGCATTCGTCATATCGTGGCGCTGCGCGGCGATCTGCCACCGGGCAGCGGCAAGCCGGAGATGTACGGTGCCGATCTGGTGGCGCTGCTGAAAGAGGTCGGCGATTTTGATGTCTCAGTGGCGGCGTATCCGGAAGTGCATCCGGAAGCCAAAAGCGCGCAGGCCGATCTGATCAACCTGAAGCGCAAAATTGATGCCGGTGCCAGCCGTGCCATTACCCAGTTTTTCTTCGATGTGGAGAGCTATCTGCGTTTTCGCGATCGCTGTGTGGCCACCGGCATCGACGTTGAAATCGTGCCCGGTATTCTGCCGGTCTCCAACTTCAGACAGCTGCAGCGCTTCGCCGGTCTGACTAACGTCAGGGTACCGGGCTGGATGAACGCCATGTTTGCCGGGCTGGATGACGATCCGGAAACGCGTAAGATGGTGGGGGCCAGCATCGCCATGGATATGGTGAAAATTCTGTCGCGGGAGGGGGTGAAAGATTTCCACTTCTATACCCTGAATCGCGCCGAGCTCAGCTACGCCATCTGCCATACGCTGGGCGTGCGGCCCGCTGCGGCGGCCTGA
- a CDS encoding bifunctional aspartate kinase/homoserine dehydrogenase II — protein MSISAGAGTPTKQLHKFGGSSLADARCYQRVAGIMADYSQPGDLMVVSAAGSTTNQLISWLKLSQSDRLSAHQVQQALRRYHSELIAALLPADFAETLTAAFIRDLERLAGLLDGTITDAVYAEVVGHGEIWSARLMAAVLNQRDMEAAWLDARDFLRAERAAQPQVDEGKSWPLLQALLAQHPHKRLVVTGFISRSEAGETVLLGRNGSDYSATQIGALAGAGRVTIWSDVAGVYSADPRKVPDACLLPLLRLDEASELARLAAPVLHTRTLQPVSNSDIDLQLRCSYQPEQGSTRIERVLASGTGARIVTSHDDVCLVEIEIPGSHDFATQQKEIDLLLKRAQLRPLAMGIHPDRRLLQLCYTSEVVNSAFNLLQDAALPGHIQLRDGLALVALVGAGVTRNPLHSHRFWQQIKDQPVEFVWQSEDHISLVAVLRVGPTQHLIQGLHQSLFRAEKRIGLMLFGKGNIGSRWLELFAREQETLSARTGFEFVLAGVADSRRSLLSYDGLDASRALAFFDDEASERDEESLFLWMRAHPFDDLVVLDVTASASLAQQYLDFASHGFHVISANKVAGAASSQTWRQVRDAFAKTGRHWLYNATVGAGLPVNHTVRDLRESGDSILAISGIFSGTLSWLFLQFDGTVPFSELVDQAWQQGLTEPDPRVDLSGQDVMRKLVILAREAGYDIEPDQVRVESLVPSRCASESIDHFFENADELNEQMLQRFEAAQEMGLVLRYVARFDANGKARVGVEAVRPEHPLAALLPCDNVFAIESRWYRDNPLVIRGPGAGRDVTAGALQSDINRLAQLL, from the coding sequence ATGAGCATTTCAGCAGGCGCGGGAACGCCGACGAAGCAGTTGCATAAATTTGGCGGCAGTAGCCTGGCGGACGCACGCTGTTATCAGCGCGTGGCCGGTATCATGGCGGATTACAGCCAGCCGGGCGACTTAATGGTGGTGTCTGCGGCAGGCAGCACCACGAATCAGCTGATCAGCTGGCTTAAATTAAGCCAGAGCGATCGCTTATCGGCCCATCAGGTGCAACAGGCGTTACGGCGTTATCACAGCGAGCTGATTGCCGCGCTGCTGCCTGCTGACTTTGCTGAAACCCTGACGGCGGCGTTTATCCGCGATCTTGAACGGCTGGCGGGGCTGCTCGACGGCACCATCACCGACGCGGTCTACGCTGAAGTGGTCGGGCACGGCGAGATCTGGTCTGCGCGCCTGATGGCTGCGGTGCTGAATCAGCGCGATATGGAAGCGGCGTGGCTGGATGCGCGTGATTTCCTGCGCGCTGAGCGCGCAGCGCAGCCGCAGGTGGATGAAGGGAAATCCTGGCCGCTGCTGCAGGCATTGCTGGCCCAGCATCCGCATAAACGGCTGGTAGTGACCGGCTTTATCAGCCGCAGTGAAGCGGGCGAAACCGTCCTGCTGGGGCGCAACGGCTCTGACTACTCTGCCACGCAGATTGGTGCGCTGGCCGGCGCAGGGCGCGTCACCATCTGGAGCGATGTCGCCGGCGTCTACAGCGCCGATCCACGTAAAGTGCCGGATGCCTGCCTGCTGCCGCTGCTGCGACTGGATGAAGCCAGTGAACTGGCACGGCTGGCGGCCCCGGTACTGCACACCCGCACGCTGCAGCCGGTTTCCAACAGCGATATCGATCTTCAGCTGCGCTGCAGCTATCAGCCGGAGCAGGGTTCCACGCGAATTGAGCGCGTGCTGGCTTCCGGCACCGGTGCCCGCATCGTCACCAGCCATGACGATGTTTGTCTGGTAGAGATTGAAATTCCCGGCAGCCATGATTTCGCTACGCAGCAGAAAGAGATCGACCTGTTGCTGAAGCGTGCGCAGCTGCGCCCGCTGGCGATGGGCATTCATCCGGATCGCCGGCTGCTGCAGCTCTGTTACACCTCCGAAGTGGTTAACAGCGCCTTTAATCTGCTGCAGGATGCCGCGCTGCCGGGCCATATTCAGCTGCGCGATGGTCTGGCGCTGGTTGCGCTGGTGGGTGCCGGCGTGACGCGTAATCCGCTGCACAGCCACCGTTTCTGGCAGCAGATCAAGGACCAGCCGGTTGAGTTTGTCTGGCAGTCGGAAGATCACATCAGCCTGGTGGCAGTACTGCGCGTCGGCCCGACGCAGCATCTGATTCAGGGGCTGCATCAGTCGCTGTTCCGGGCTGAAAAGCGCATCGGTCTGATGCTGTTTGGTAAAGGCAACATCGGGTCACGCTGGCTGGAGCTGTTCGCGCGTGAGCAGGAAACGCTTTCGGCGCGTACCGGATTTGAATTTGTGCTGGCAGGCGTGGCGGACAGCCGCCGCAGCCTGCTGAGCTACGACGGGCTGGATGCCAGCCGGGCGCTGGCGTTCTTTGATGATGAGGCCAGCGAGCGCGATGAAGAGTCGCTGTTCCTGTGGATGCGCGCGCATCCGTTTGACGATTTGGTCGTGCTCGACGTCACGGCCAGCGCATCGCTGGCGCAGCAGTATCTCGATTTTGCCAGCCACGGGTTTCACGTTATCAGCGCCAACAAGGTCGCCGGGGCAGCCAGCAGCCAGACCTGGCGTCAGGTACGCGATGCTTTTGCCAAAACCGGCCGGCACTGGCTGTACAACGCCACGGTCGGCGCAGGCTTGCCGGTGAACCACACGGTGCGCGATCTGCGGGAAAGCGGCGACAGCATTCTGGCTATCAGCGGCATCTTCTCCGGTACGCTGTCGTGGCTGTTCCTGCAGTTTGACGGCACCGTGCCGTTCAGCGAGCTGGTGGATCAGGCGTGGCAGCAGGGCTTAACCGAACCCGATCCGCGCGTTGATCTTTCCGGTCAGGATGTGATGCGTAAGCTGGTGATTCTGGCGCGTGAAGCGGGCTATGACATTGAGCCGGATCAGGTGCGCGTGGAGTCGCTGGTGCCGTCACGCTGCGCCAGTGAATCGATTGATCACTTCTTTGAAAACGCTGATGAACTCAATGAGCAGATGCTGCAGCGTTTTGAAGCGGCGCAGGAGATGGGCCTGGTGCTGCGCTATGTCGCGCGTTTCGATGCCAATGGCAAAGCGCGCGTTGGCGTGGAAGCGGTGCGCCCGGAACACCCGCTGGCGGCGCTGCTGCCCTGTGATAACGTGTTCGCCATTGAAAGCCGCTGGTATCGCGATAACCCGCTGGTGATCCGTGGGCCGGGCGCCGGCCGCGATGTGACGGCGGGCGCGCTGCAATCTGACATCAACCGGCTTGCCCAACTGCTGTAA